A single window of Methylomarinum sp. Ch1-1 DNA harbors:
- a CDS encoding HAD-IIB family hydrolase — translation MSERRLLLCTDMDRTVIPNGVQSEHPNARKRFAAFCRQPGVKLVYVTGRHQALVKQAIKNYALPDPDFVITDVGSKIYRVIDDQWRELSAWEMEIDKDWHGKSHQQIKQLLGDISNLHLQEPSKQNTHKLSYYLPLHVDKDGVIAAIKDRLEKENIDASLVWSIDEPKGIGLLDVLPRNATKLHAIEFLQQQLGYHPTDVVFAGDSGNDLPVLGSAIRSVLVANATDEIKQAAQQLARRNGHGDALYIAAARGLHMNGNYAAGVLEGVWHFAPDFRDKLQQDEVDDDG, via the coding sequence ATGAGTGAACGAAGATTATTGCTGTGCACCGACATGGATAGAACGGTGATTCCCAATGGCGTACAATCGGAACACCCCAATGCGCGCAAACGCTTTGCGGCTTTTTGTCGGCAACCGGGAGTTAAATTGGTTTACGTGACGGGGCGTCATCAGGCGTTGGTCAAGCAGGCCATCAAAAACTATGCCTTGCCTGACCCCGACTTTGTCATTACCGATGTCGGCAGCAAAATTTATCGGGTCATTGACGATCAATGGCGTGAATTGAGCGCCTGGGAAATGGAAATCGATAAAGATTGGCATGGGAAATCGCATCAACAGATCAAGCAGTTGCTTGGCGATATTTCCAATCTCCATCTACAGGAGCCCAGTAAACAAAATACCCATAAGCTCAGTTATTATTTGCCACTGCATGTGGACAAAGACGGCGTGATCGCCGCGATCAAGGATCGTTTGGAGAAGGAAAACATCGATGCCAGCTTGGTGTGGAGCATCGATGAGCCTAAGGGCATCGGGTTGCTGGATGTGTTGCCGCGTAATGCGACCAAATTGCATGCGATCGAGTTCCTACAACAACAGTTGGGTTATCATCCGACTGACGTGGTTTTTGCTGGCGACAGTGGCAATGATTTACCCGTCTTGGGTAGCGCCATTCGGTCAGTATTGGTGGCCAATGCCACTGATGAAATAAAACAGGCGGCCCAACAATTGGCGCGGCGTAACGGTCATGGTGATGCGCTTTACATCGCTGCCGCTAGAGGCTTGCACATGAATGGCAATTATGCGGCCGGGGTATTGGAAGGCGTTTGGCATTTCGCTCCTGACTTTCGTGACAAACTGCAACAAGACGAGGTTGATGATGACGGATAA
- a CDS encoding carbohydrate kinase family protein yields MTDKAQVLVFGEVLFDCFPGGEQVLGGAPFNVAWHLQALGEQPHFISRVGDDELGGKILSAMNDWGMDASTVQLDPVHSTGRVEIEVIEDEPHYTIIPDCAYDFIDAEGVAGLPSNGILYHGTLGLRNPVSRAAFQRLAKQPELSIFLDVNLRSPWWSKDEVYRCLERAQWVKLNEDELQQLGFCSADIREEMSKMQSQFQLQQLIVTRGGEGALVLSEGGGFDSVKPKSVKHIVDTVGAGDAFTAIYIHGLMSDWSVADSLTMAQQFASEVIGLRGAITTDPDFYRHFID; encoded by the coding sequence ATGACGGATAAAGCGCAAGTATTGGTGTTCGGCGAAGTGTTGTTTGACTGTTTTCCCGGCGGAGAGCAGGTTTTAGGCGGCGCGCCGTTCAATGTCGCTTGGCATTTGCAGGCCTTAGGCGAGCAACCGCATTTTATTTCCCGAGTCGGAGACGATGAGCTCGGCGGGAAAATCCTCAGTGCGATGAATGACTGGGGCATGGATGCGTCGACTGTTCAGCTAGACCCAGTGCACTCGACCGGACGCGTGGAGATCGAGGTCATCGAGGACGAGCCACATTATACGATCATTCCGGATTGCGCCTATGACTTCATCGATGCCGAGGGCGTTGCCGGCCTGCCATCCAACGGAATTCTCTATCATGGCACGTTAGGCTTGCGAAATCCTGTTTCCCGCGCGGCATTTCAGAGGCTTGCCAAACAGCCGGAGTTATCGATCTTTTTAGATGTGAATTTGCGTTCTCCCTGGTGGAGCAAAGACGAGGTTTATCGGTGTCTGGAACGGGCGCAATGGGTCAAATTGAATGAAGATGAATTGCAGCAATTAGGCTTTTGCTCCGCCGATATCAGAGAGGAAATGAGCAAAATGCAATCCCAGTTCCAGTTGCAACAGCTGATCGTGACGCGGGGCGGGGAAGGCGCTTTGGTCTTGAGCGAGGGCGGCGGGTTTGATAGCGTCAAACCGAAGTCGGTTAAACACATCGTCGATACGGTCGGCGCCGGCGATGCCTTTACCGCGATCTATATTCATGGACTGATGTCTGATTGGTCGGTGGCCGATAGCTTGACGATGGCGCAACAGTTTGCCAGTGAAGTAATCGGGCTGCGCGGCGCGATCACCACCGATCCTGATTTCTATCGGCATTTTATTGACTAA